Genomic DNA from Triticum dicoccoides isolate Atlit2015 ecotype Zavitan chromosome 4B, WEW_v2.0, whole genome shotgun sequence:
TTAACTTGTTGTAGCTAAGCTCATTTCATTTAATAATTTTGCACCTAAACCCTTTCAAGCATTGGTGAGTTTCCTTCATTTAAATGTTTTGACTAGGTAGGCATGCTTGACATTGGTTCTTTCTAGGTCACCAAAATGCTCTCTCATCCCGTAATTGATGTGCCATGTCATTTTTTTGGCTTATGTGATTTTCTTAGCACATGTACACCATGAAGCACTGAGAAGTGCCTTATAGCTGACTCGACTCATGAGGTGTTAAAAGGCAGATTTTATTGAAATACTTTGCTCATTAATAACAATTAAACATGGCAGGGAAAAATGCAATGATAGTAGCAATAGCTCATGTCACTTGTGTTTATTATTGTTGCTTAGTGTGCATGTATTATTCTTTTTCTCCTCACATATCAGCCAAAAAAAGAAAATTGAGCCACACCACTGTACGGACCTAATAATGAATAGTAGCAGTAGAAGTGCATGGCATGCATAGATATTTGCCGTGTTTATAAGATTTGCAAATCTAGCGGTCCGCCGCTGGATCTGTCCCGCGCAGGCagcggtaaccgtaaaagccctatACCTAGACCTAGCCCAGGGAAAGGAAGGAAAAACCCGACCAACCACAGCACGGAGAGATAAGATTGGCAGAGAGAGAAAAaaatatcttcccccgggggggtCGGGGGTCCCATTTGGCAGCCCCGCGACGGCCAGAGGAGGAAGGGGGCAGAGGCCGCCCCCATCGCGCAGCCGCACACCACCCGCAGAAAAAGGCTTTTGCGTCGTCCGGACGACGGGAAGAACCCCTGAAAATTTCCCAATTCCCATCCCATACCCCCTTTCCTTTTCCCACTCTACACCCAGGCGCACGCgcccgccctccctccctccctcagcCTCATCCcaaccccaccccccacccccgttGAAATCCGCGGCGGGACAGATCGGGGCGCAGATCGGGGGCCGGCTCCCGGCGATGGGCGGCGACGAGCGGCACCTGGGGAGGACCATGAGCTTCGGGATCCCGGACGTGGCGCTGGGGCTCGTCATGGGGTGCGTGGAGGACCCCTGGGACCGCGACGCCATCTCGCTCGTCTGCCGCCACTGGTGCAAGGTCGACGCGCTCAGCCGCAAGCACGTCACCGTCGCCATGGCCTACTCCACCACCCCCGACCGCCTCTTCCGCCGCTTCCCCTGCCTCGAGTCGCTCAAGCTCAAGGCCAAGCCCCGCGCCTCCATGTTCAACCTCATCCCCGAGGACTGGGGCGGCTCCGCTTCGCCCTGGATCCGCGAGCTCTCTGCCTCCTTCCACTTCCTCAAGGTGCTGCACCTCCGCCGAATGATTGTCTCCGACGACGACGTCGCCGTGCTCGTGCGCGCCAAGGCCCACATGCTCGTCTCCCTCAAGCTTGACCGATGCTCCGGCTTCTCCACGTCCTCCCTCGCTCTCCTCGCCCGCTGCTGCAAGTAATTTCTCCCCTCCTTGTTCCGGTTCACAAATGATATGCATGCATTAGTTCGTTTATTAATTACTGCGGTATCTCTTTCTTGTCCTACAAATTAATTTGTAGTTTCAATTGTTCTAGTTAGTTTTTCTCTTCAGAAATTGTGTTTTGTTCTATTTGGAAAGGGTTGGTAGATGGGATGTTTGTAAAGCGAGTATATATAAGATATTCTTTTGTTCATTTGGAAAGGGGAAAAGTAAGTGTAACGTCTCACCTTTTCATGTAGTAAAACATCAGGCTACTCTTTGTAATTTGGGAATAATTCTAGCTTTGGAGCAGAAATTAGGAAATGTGGACTTTAACTGCCTTACTGAGTTGGGGACTTTGCTTAGTTGTTTATACTTTCTTAGAGAACTATGATGCTTGGTGGAGATAGTTTTGAAAAGCAGATTATCAAAATGGTGTTGTAGAAGTTCAGTAAGAATGTAAGAGCATACATTCATAGGTTactagtttaattaatcatatttctTGTCATGTGCAGGAAACTGGAAACCTTGTTTCTTGAAGAAAGTTCTGTTGctgagaaagaaaatgatgaatggCTCCGCGAGCTTGCTACCAGCAATACTGTCCTTGAGACGCTGAATTTCTTTCTGACAGATCTCAGGGCATCCCCTGCATATCTTCTCCTCCTTGTGCGAAATTGCCGAAGGCTGAGAACTCTCAAGATTAGCGACTGTTTCATGTCTGACCTGGTTGACCTGTTCCGTACAGCAGAAACGCTACAAGACTTTGCTGGTGGTTCCTTTGATGATCAAGATCAGGGTGGGAATTATGCTAACTACTATTTCCCTCCTTCAGTACAGCGCTTGAGTTTGCTCTACATGGGAACAAATGAGATGCAGATATTATTTCCATATGGCGCCACACTCAAGAAGCTGGACCTTCAGTTTACATTCCTTACCACAGAGGATCACTGTCAATTAGTCCAGCGCTGCCCAAATCTAGAAGTTTTGGAGGTATGTCCTGGCAAATTATTTTAAATGTTTTCGCCATGTTTCCTGTCTGGAGGTCAGATAGTGAATATGCTATCTCAAACGCGTTTTGTTGACAATTTGTCTTCCAACAGGTAAGGGATGTGATAGGGGATCGAGGGTTGGAAGTCGTTGCACAGACCTGCAAGAAATTACAGCGACTCAGAGTCGAGAGAGGAGACGATGACCAAGGAGGTCTTGAGGACGAACAGGGTAGAGTGACACAAGTAGGACTGATGGCTGTTACTCAAGGCTGTCCTGATTTGGAGTACTGGGCAGTACATGTGTCTGACATTACAAATGCAGCTCTTGAGGCCATTGGTACGTTCAGCAAAAACCTGAATGATTTCCGACTTGTCCTGCTTGATAGAGAGGTGCATATAACCGAACTGCCCCTTGACAACGGGGTTCGGGCTTTGCTGAGAGGTTGCACCAAACTCCGGAGGTTTGCATTTTATGTGAGACCTGGAGCTCTATCAGATATCGGCCTTTCCTATGTTGGTGAATTTAGCAAGACCGTCCGCTACATGTTGCTTGGGAATGCCGGGGGATCTGATGATGGACTGCTGGCATTTGCACGAGGATGCCCAAGCTTGCAGAAATTGGAGctaaggagttgctgctttagtgaACGTGCATTGGCAGTTGCAGCCTTACAGCTGAAGTCACTCAGATATCTTTGGGTGCAGGGATACAAGGCATCTCCTACTGGCACCGATCTCATGGCAATGGTACGCCCCTTCTGGAACATTGAGTTTATTGCACCAAATCAAGATGAGCCTTGCCCAGAGGGTCAGGCACAGATTCTGGCATACTACTCTCTGGCTGGGGCAAGGACAGATTGTCCTCAGTCTGTAATTCCCCTCTATCCATCAGTCGGAGGCTAAAAAGACCACCACCAGTTTGACTGTACATACATGTTTGATGCCAGTGAAACCCACGATGCGGTATTAGGGACATTCCACCTTACAGTGCCAATTACGGGACTGAAAGCTCAAGTAAAAGCGACCCACTCTGAACTGCCTTTGTATCTTAGGGGCAACATTTTTGGGTAAGCTGTTCATCTGGCCAACATGGATATCTTTGTGTACTACACCATTTTGACATGGCTCGGACACGCATTTTTGTAATAATGTGCCCAGTTGTAATGGCATTTTTCTGTTCTTGAGCTTTGCCCACTGTATTGTTGTTCTACGAACAGTATTGGATTAGTTGTTGTACCATCTGTGAAACAATCTGCACAATGTTATGTTTAACCCACGAATATCTTGAAATTTTGCTGCGGCTTGGCCTCAGCTTTACTGGTCGTGATTTTCCACCTTCTCTTATCTTTGGATCTGTATGGTGAACGGGCTGTTATATGTTCTATATGGATTACAGGAAGCAGGGATTTATTACGTTGAAATAAAAGAACAGAAGATTGAGATGTCACTTGCCGTGAAATTTTCCATGATTTCCGAATACTCATCATGAGATTCTGCATAACACAGAAATTTTACAGCTTTTGCTAGGAAGGAATTTAAGAGAGGGTTGAGGGGAGAAGGTAGAGAAAGATATTTCAGAACTCAGAAATTCTGCAATATATGCTGTTGCACAGGAAGCAATTTCAGAGGATTGAGGAGAGGGTGGAGAAAAATAGAGTGAAAGTGTATTCGACAAATGATGTTCGAGTTCATACTGAGATCTTACAGTATGGAGCTATATGAATGAATTTCATAGAAATTTGGTAACCTGCTCCTATTAGGCAATGGACTTTGAAGAAGAATTCTTAAAATTCAAATAGTACAACAAAAATCCTACGATCTACAGAGACTCTTAGGGCATTTGAAATAAAGGAAAATTGCAGTATCGAATTTCTATAAAAAGATGCCGACTGGGTCATCTGAAACAAATAAATAATAGATGGAACAAATAAATGACTCTACCAATATTCCTATGAAATTCTTACAGAAGAAGAATTCTTAAAATTCAAATAGTACAACAAAAATCCTACGATCTACAGAGACTCTTAGGGCATTTGAAATAAAGGAAAATTGCAGTATCGAATTCCTATAAAAAGATGCCGACTGGGTCATCTGAAACAAATAAATAATAGATGGAACAAATAAATGACTCTACCAATATTCCTATGAAATTCTTACAGAATAAAGCAAATCCATATGAAAATTTCTGTGTTTTTTCTTTGTACTTAGTATGCTATAAATCCTTTATTCTTAAATAGGTGCAACCCACTACctgtttttttttctctttatGCAACTATGCCGCATCAGAACATACAAAACTATCCGTTAGCCAAATCCATGATATAAACTGCCAACCAGACTGAAAACACAGAAGCATCAAGTACAGCATATAGCATGCATATGGTATTCAAGTCCAGAGTCATTGTTGTGTTTGTGTCGAATATTTTGTACTAGTTGGGTTACGCTTGGACTTGGTGTTGTAGTGTGGGTAGGATACGTGTAGTGTCGGAGTCGGACATGTTGTACCCTTGGCCTCTTATATATGAGGAGGCACCCCACGATGTAACCCATGACGACTAGATAGCGACAGGCTCGCAAGGGGGTGCTGGCGGCTTGTGCCGGCGCCAGGGTGACCGGTGTTGCGGTATCTCGGGGAGGAGCGTCCGTAGTCATTGCCCCGGGGAGTAGGCGAGTTCgccgaacctcgttaacaaatctcggtgtcgtcatTGTCTGTGATTGCTTGTTCCTCGATGGATCGTTCGCatacctcggatttattctaacaagtggtatcagagctaggtttcgAGGTGGTTATTCGCTTGATCTAGAGGTGGAGAAATCAGGCGTCGGTGAGGTCGGAAAATTTGCGTGGCGTCACGGTGCCTACTCGGAATCGACGAGATCGAGACGTGGCCTGCGGAGCTAGCAGCTGGGCCCAGATGCAGTCCATGATGCAGTCCATCAGGGACACGGGCAGGCAGCCCGAGCGGCAGGTCGCGTGCAGGGGCAGCTGA
This window encodes:
- the LOC119290889 gene encoding coronatine-insensitive protein homolog 2 yields the protein MGGDERHLGRTMSFGIPDVALGLVMGCVEDPWDRDAISLVCRHWCKVDALSRKHVTVAMAYSTTPDRLFRRFPCLESLKLKAKPRASMFNLIPEDWGGSASPWIRELSASFHFLKVLHLRRMIVSDDDVAVLVRAKAHMLVSLKLDRCSGFSTSSLALLARCCKKLETLFLEESSVAEKENDEWLRELATSNTVLETLNFFLTDLRASPAYLLLLVRNCRRLRTLKISDCFMSDLVDLFRTAETLQDFAGGSFDDQDQGGNYANYYFPPSVQRLSLLYMGTNEMQILFPYGATLKKLDLQFTFLTTEDHCQLVQRCPNLEVLEVRDVIGDRGLEVVAQTCKKLQRLRVERGDDDQGGLEDEQGRVTQVGLMAVTQGCPDLEYWAVHVSDITNAALEAIGTFSKNLNDFRLVLLDREVHITELPLDNGVRALLRGCTKLRRFAFYVRPGALSDIGLSYVGEFSKTVRYMLLGNAGGSDDGLLAFARGCPSLQKLELRSCCFSERALAVAALQLKSLRYLWVQGYKASPTGTDLMAMVRPFWNIEFIAPNQDEPCPEGQAQILAYYSLAGARTDCPQSVIPLYPSVGG